The following is a genomic window from Streptosporangiales bacterium.
CCCGGTGCCGTTGACGGTGAAGATGCGCAAGGGCATCGACGACGACCACCTGACCTTCGTCGAAGCGGGCCGGATCGTCGAAGACGAGGGCGCTGCCGCAGTCGCGCTGCACGCGCGGACGGCCGCGCAGCACTACTCCGGCACGGCGGACTGGCCGGCGATCGCCGAGCTGAAGCAGGCGGTGTCCATCCCCGTGCTAGGCAACGGCGACATCTGGGCGGCCCATGACGCCGTCGCCATGATGCGGCAGACCGGCTGCGACGGCGTCGTCGTCGGCCGCGGCTGCCTCGGCCGGCCGTGGCTGTTCCGCGACCTGGCGGACGCCTTCGCCGGCCGGCCCGCCACGGTGCGGCCAACCCTCGGCGAGGTCACGGACGTGATGCGCAGGCACGCCGCACTGCTCGCCGCGTACGTGGGCGAGGACAAGGGCCTACGCGAGTTCCGCAAGCACGTCGCCTGGTACCTCAAGGGCTTCCCCGTCGGCCCCGACCTGCGGCGCGTGCTCGGCATGGTGAGCACCCTCGCCGACCTGGACCGGCTGCTCGGCCGCCTGGACCGCACGATCCCCTGGCCGGTAGACCACGAGGCCGTACCCCGCGGCCGCCAAGGCAGCCCCCGCCGCGTAAACCTCCCCGACGGCTGGCTAGACGACCCGGACGACCCGACCCCACCCCCAGGCGCCGAAACCGCCATAAGCGGCGGCTAACCCACGACCGTCGGCCAAACCCTCCCGGGCACGCCCCGCACCGGCGTGACTGCCCGCCCCGATGCCAGCATCCCCACCCCGCGCGGCCGGCGCCTGCCCGGCCCGCACTTGCCCGGCTGCGCCCGCCCGCCTGGCCGGCCACACTTGCCCGGCTGCGCCC
Proteins encoded in this region:
- the dusB gene encoding tRNA dihydrouridine synthase DusB, translating into MSTSTQLLDASEFTPLQVGPYPVWPPVELAPMAGVTNAPYRTLCREYGAGLYVSEMITARALVERHPETLRMVAFEPGAAPRSVQLYGVDPATVARAVGVLVDDDLADHVDLNFGCPVPKVTRRGGGSALPYKRQLLRNIVRAAVRVAGPVPLTVKMRKGIDDDHLTFVEAGRIVEDEGAAAVALHARTAAQHYSGTADWPAIAELKQAVSIPVLGNGDIWAAHDAVAMMRQTGCDGVVVGRGCLGRPWLFRDLADAFAGRPATVRPTLGEVTDVMRRHAALLAAYVGEDKGLREFRKHVAWYLKGFPVGPDLRRVLGMVSTLADLDRLLGRLDRTIPWPVDHEAVPRGRQGSPRRVNLPDGWLDDPDDPTPPPGAETAISGG